In one window of Cydia fagiglandana chromosome 10, ilCydFagi1.1, whole genome shotgun sequence DNA:
- the LOC134668071 gene encoding protein Son isoform X1, translated as MTSLIDKIELLIKREKTTPERKKKEDASKSSSEILSELFSAFNADPPKIDEASLKKSKKNKKKHKKEKKKRSRSSSSSNSDDSDYSPKHKKRKKSKSKKKRDRSRSSTPSKSNIPPKIKADLEAIRIKNESGRISSDDLRHEIKLKTEPKEVQHRRVSIKIEEPQNYSVDVSNFDASLIPMPDSPKHEDLRQKLDSKKQEAEDKSKSKIQIKNLKFSAVFEETVKKAEEEARKKAEKFEEGEYTDSSSSSEKPEVPNAEFPKSSDPGGILKKQAAEESKVSDEDRTDRSHSKKSKESTHKSSRRDRSRSRRRSISKSRRSRSRSASRRHRRSRSRGHERSRRRSRSRSRERDRHERDRHRPRHVSPRHRGRRSRSPTGVKLADSEKKRLLEVARRNAINMLKNGAVPAGAAALPPHTRNQVMAAIQSGGKSVDELTDFCKHLSKKEALGELSSVSSHDEDMSENEDTLAFHHPFLVKEKAPIVMNIRGGAPLPIKTNPLPIANKEELRLQFPVSSGSQHREKASEWVPVSPPKKDMQVAKLNSKTTAAKPAAIAPAETAVTKAAPLALPAPPAAAPAPAPPPYMKGFTTGTQLASVPTPALPAPGPQAYPPGIEPPKVIDVASIVSQKLLMIRKEQEQNELSTTRGSSAHQFGWSTKAGQFTGSTGAQILTPKELASGTQAWAKKDQLMRAAPVGGGMGMHLLQKMGWTPGQGLGKEGTGTLQPLLLEVKLDTRGLQAKEEVSTRNNKGMKVQRQPRRGGAAPALVAGGKHPVSLLGEYCSKQKLGPPEYNLCFECGPDHKKNFLFKVRVAGVEYQPAVASANKKQAKADAAQLALQKLGIVTP; from the exons atgACGAGCTTAATTGACAAAATAGAGTTGCTAATCAAGAGAGAAAAAACCACTCCGGAGCGAAAGAAAAAAGAAGACGCTTCAAAATCCTCCAGTGAAATTCTTTCAGAGCTATTCAGTGCCTTCAACGCCGATCCTCCCAAAATCGATGAAGCTTCTCTGAAGAAatcaaagaaaaacaaaaagaaacataagaaGGAGAAGAAGAAACGGAGTCGGAGCAGTAGCAGCAGCAATTCTGATGATAGCGACTACTCTCCCAAGCACAAGAAACGGAAAAAGAGCAAGTCTAAGAAAAAGCGCGATAGGTCGCGGTCAAGCACACCTAGCAAAAGCAACATACCGCCTAAAATTAAAGCCGATTTAGAGGCGATAAGAATCAAAAATGAGTCCGGTCGCATTAGCTCTGATGATTTGCGCCACGAAATAAAGCTTAAAACAGAACCTAAAGAAGTACAACACCGGAGAGTCTCTATTAAAATAGAAGAGCCGCAAAACTACAGCGTCGACGTTTCTAACTTCGATGCTAGTCTCATTCCTATGCCAGATTCTCCTAAACACGAGGACTTACGTCAAAAGTTAGACAGTAAAAAACAAGAAGCTGAAGACAAGTCTAAGagtaaaattcaaattaagaatttgAAGTTTAGTGCAGTGTTTGAGGAGACTGTTAAGAAAGCAGAGGAAGAAGCCAGGAAGAAAGCTGAGAAGTTTGAGGAAGGTGAATACACAGACTCGTCCAGCAGTAGTGAGAAGCCAGAAGTTCCCAATGCAGAGTTCCCCAAATCCTCGGATCCTGGAGGTATACTTAAGAAGCAAGCCGCAGAAGAGTCTAAAGT gtCAGATGAAGATAGGACTGATAGGAGCCACTCTAAGAAATCCAAAGAAAGCACCCACAAATCTTCAAGAAGGGACAGAAGCAGATCCAGAAGAAG GTCAATCAGCAAGTCCCGCCGCTCCCGCTCCCGGTCCGCTTCGCGCCGCCACCGTCGCTCTCGCTCGCGCGGCCACGAGCGGTCGCGGCGCCGCTCGCGGTCGCGGTCGCGTGAGCGGGACCGACACGAGCGGGACAGGCACCGGCCGAGGCATGTGTCGCCGAGACACAGGGGGAGGAGGTCCAG GTCGCCAACCGGGGTGAAGCTAGCAGACAGCGAGAAGAAGCGTCTTCTAGAAGTAGCGAGAAGGAACGCCATCAACATGCTGAAGAACGGCGCCGTGCCCGCCGGCGCTGCCGCGTTACCGCCGCACACTAGGAACCAGGTCATGGCTGCCATACAATCAGGAG GTAAATCCGTCGACGAGCTAACAGATTTCTGCAAGCACTTGTCAAAGAAAGAAGCCCTCGGAGAACTGTCTTCCGTCTCATCTCACGACGAAGACATGAGCGAGAACGAAGATACGCTCGCTTTCCATCATCCATTCCTTGTCAAAGAGAAGGCTCCTATTGTTATGAATATAAGG GGCGGAGCGCCACTCCCGATCAAGACCAATCCACTGCCCATAGCCAACAAGGAAGAGCTGCGACTACAATTCCCCGTGTCTTCAGGGTCGCAACACAGGGAAAAGGCCTCTGAATGGGTACCCGTTTCACCGCCGAAAAAAGATATG CAAGTTGCGAAACTGAACTCGAAAACAACAGCCGCCAAACCCGCTGCTATCGCTCCTGCGGAAACTGCTGTGACTAA AGCGGCGCCGCTGGCgctgcccgcgccgcccgcggccgcgccggcgccggcgccgccgccctACATGAAGGGGTTCACCACCGGCACGC aactAGCTTCAGTTCCGACACCGGCATTGCCTGCCCCCGGACCCCAAGCTTATCCACCAGGAATTGAACCTCCGAAAGTTATT gaCGTCGCGTCGATCGTCTCACAGAAGCTGCTAATGATAAGAAAGGAGCAGGAACAGAACGAGTTGTCTACCACTCGTGGC TCGTCTGCTCACCAGTTCGGCTGGTCGACCAAGGCGGGCCAGTTCACCGGCTCCACGGGCGCCCAGATCCTCACCCCCAAGGAGCTCGCGAGCGGCACGCAGGCCTGGGCCAAGAAG GATCAACTCATGAGGGCAGCACCAGTAGGAGGGGGGATGGGCATGCACCTCCTCCAGAAAATGGGATGGACCCCGGGCCAAGGGCTCGGAAAAGAGGGCACGGGGACCCTGCAACCGTTACTGTTAGAGGTCAAACTGGACACGAGAGGTCTGCAGGCTAAAGAAGAGGTCAGTACGAGGAACAACAAAGGA atgaAAGTTCAACGTCAGCCGCGGCGGGGCGGCGCAGCGCCCGCGTTAGTAGCGGGCGGAAAACATCCCGTGTCTTTACTTGGAGAGTACTGCTCTAAACAGAAACTCGGACCGCCCGAATATAACCTGTGCTTCGAGTGCGGCCCTGATCATAAGAAGAATTTCTTGTTTAAG GTAAGAGTAGCGGGCGTGGAATACCAGCCGGCGGTGGCGAGCGCCAACAAGAAACAGGCCAAAGCTGATGCCGCGCAACTGGCGCTACAGAAACTGGGCATCGTCACCCCTTAA
- the LOC134668071 gene encoding protein Son isoform X5: MTSLIDKIELLIKREKTTPERKKKEDASKSSSEILSELFSAFNADPPKIDEASLKKSKKNKKKHKKEKKKRSRSSSSSNSDDSDYSPKHKKRKKSKSKKKRDRSRSSTPSKSNIPPKIKADLEAIRIKNESGRISSDDLRHEIKLKTEPKEVQHRRVSIKIEEPQNYSVDVSNFDASLIPMPDSPKHEDLRQKLDSKKQEAEDKSKSKIQIKNLKFSAVFEETVKKAEEEARKKAEKFEEGEYTDSSSSSEKPEVPNAEFPKSSDPGGILKKQAAEESKVSDEDRTDRSHSKKSKESTHKSSRRDRSRSRRRSISKSRRSRSRSASRRHRRSRSRGHERSRRRSRSRSRERDRHERDRHRPRHVSPRHRGRRSRSPTGVKLADSEKKRLLEVARRNAINMLKNGAVPAGAAALPPHTRNQVMAAIQSGGKSVDELTDFCKHLSKKEALGELSSVSSHDEDMSENEDTLAFHHPFLVKEKAPIVMNIRGGAPLPIKTNPLPIANKEELRLQFPVSSGSQHREKASEWVPVSPPKKDMQVAKLNSKTTAAKPAAIAPAETAVTKAAPLALPAPPAAAPAPAPPPYMKGFTTGTQLASVPTPALPAPGPQAYPPGIEPPKVIDVASIVSQKLLMIRKEQEQNELSTTRGFGWSTKAGQFTGSTGAQILTPKELASGTQAWAKKLLSDKENRALR; this comes from the exons atgACGAGCTTAATTGACAAAATAGAGTTGCTAATCAAGAGAGAAAAAACCACTCCGGAGCGAAAGAAAAAAGAAGACGCTTCAAAATCCTCCAGTGAAATTCTTTCAGAGCTATTCAGTGCCTTCAACGCCGATCCTCCCAAAATCGATGAAGCTTCTCTGAAGAAatcaaagaaaaacaaaaagaaacataagaaGGAGAAGAAGAAACGGAGTCGGAGCAGTAGCAGCAGCAATTCTGATGATAGCGACTACTCTCCCAAGCACAAGAAACGGAAAAAGAGCAAGTCTAAGAAAAAGCGCGATAGGTCGCGGTCAAGCACACCTAGCAAAAGCAACATACCGCCTAAAATTAAAGCCGATTTAGAGGCGATAAGAATCAAAAATGAGTCCGGTCGCATTAGCTCTGATGATTTGCGCCACGAAATAAAGCTTAAAACAGAACCTAAAGAAGTACAACACCGGAGAGTCTCTATTAAAATAGAAGAGCCGCAAAACTACAGCGTCGACGTTTCTAACTTCGATGCTAGTCTCATTCCTATGCCAGATTCTCCTAAACACGAGGACTTACGTCAAAAGTTAGACAGTAAAAAACAAGAAGCTGAAGACAAGTCTAAGagtaaaattcaaattaagaatttgAAGTTTAGTGCAGTGTTTGAGGAGACTGTTAAGAAAGCAGAGGAAGAAGCCAGGAAGAAAGCTGAGAAGTTTGAGGAAGGTGAATACACAGACTCGTCCAGCAGTAGTGAGAAGCCAGAAGTTCCCAATGCAGAGTTCCCCAAATCCTCGGATCCTGGAGGTATACTTAAGAAGCAAGCCGCAGAAGAGTCTAAAGT gtCAGATGAAGATAGGACTGATAGGAGCCACTCTAAGAAATCCAAAGAAAGCACCCACAAATCTTCAAGAAGGGACAGAAGCAGATCCAGAAGAAG GTCAATCAGCAAGTCCCGCCGCTCCCGCTCCCGGTCCGCTTCGCGCCGCCACCGTCGCTCTCGCTCGCGCGGCCACGAGCGGTCGCGGCGCCGCTCGCGGTCGCGGTCGCGTGAGCGGGACCGACACGAGCGGGACAGGCACCGGCCGAGGCATGTGTCGCCGAGACACAGGGGGAGGAGGTCCAG GTCGCCAACCGGGGTGAAGCTAGCAGACAGCGAGAAGAAGCGTCTTCTAGAAGTAGCGAGAAGGAACGCCATCAACATGCTGAAGAACGGCGCCGTGCCCGCCGGCGCTGCCGCGTTACCGCCGCACACTAGGAACCAGGTCATGGCTGCCATACAATCAGGAG GTAAATCCGTCGACGAGCTAACAGATTTCTGCAAGCACTTGTCAAAGAAAGAAGCCCTCGGAGAACTGTCTTCCGTCTCATCTCACGACGAAGACATGAGCGAGAACGAAGATACGCTCGCTTTCCATCATCCATTCCTTGTCAAAGAGAAGGCTCCTATTGTTATGAATATAAGG GGCGGAGCGCCACTCCCGATCAAGACCAATCCACTGCCCATAGCCAACAAGGAAGAGCTGCGACTACAATTCCCCGTGTCTTCAGGGTCGCAACACAGGGAAAAGGCCTCTGAATGGGTACCCGTTTCACCGCCGAAAAAAGATATG CAAGTTGCGAAACTGAACTCGAAAACAACAGCCGCCAAACCCGCTGCTATCGCTCCTGCGGAAACTGCTGTGACTAA AGCGGCGCCGCTGGCgctgcccgcgccgcccgcggccgcgccggcgccggcgccgccgccctACATGAAGGGGTTCACCACCGGCACGC aactAGCTTCAGTTCCGACACCGGCATTGCCTGCCCCCGGACCCCAAGCTTATCCACCAGGAATTGAACCTCCGAAAGTTATT gaCGTCGCGTCGATCGTCTCACAGAAGCTGCTAATGATAAGAAAGGAGCAGGAACAGAACGAGTTGTCTACCACTCGTGGC TTCGGCTGGTCGACCAAGGCGGGCCAGTTCACCGGCTCCACGGGCGCCCAGATCCTCACCCCCAAGGAGCTCGCGAGCGGCACGCAGGCCTGGGCCAAGAAG CTTTTAAGTGATAAGGAGAACCGCGCACTGCGTTAG
- the LOC134668071 gene encoding protein Son isoform X4, with protein sequence MTSLIDKIELLIKREKTTPERKKKEDASKSSSEILSELFSAFNADPPKIDEASLKKSKKNKKKHKKEKKKRSRSSSSSNSDDSDYSPKHKKRKKSKSKKKRDRSRSSTPSKSNIPPKIKADLEAIRIKNESGRISSDDLRHEIKLKTEPKEVQHRRVSIKIEEPQNYSVDVSNFDASLIPMPDSPKHEDLRQKLDSKKQEAEDKSKSKIQIKNLKFSAVFEETVKKAEEEARKKAEKFEEGEYTDSSSSSEKPEVPNAEFPKSSDPGGILKKQAAEESKVSDEDRTDRSHSKKSKESTHKSSRRDRSRSRRRSISKSRRSRSRSASRRHRRSRSRGHERSRRRSRSRSRERDRHERDRHRPRHVSPRHRGRRSRSPTGVKLADSEKKRLLEVARRNAINMLKNGAVPAGAAALPPHTRNQVMAAIQSGGKSVDELTDFCKHLSKKEALGELSSVSSHDEDMSENEDTLAFHHPFLVKEKAPIVMNIRGGAPLPIKTNPLPIANKEELRLQFPVSSGSQHREKASEWVPVSPPKKDMQVAKLNSKTTAAKPAAIAPAETAVTKAAPLALPAPPAAAPAPAPPPYMKGFTTGTQLASVPTPALPAPGPQAYPPGIEPPKVIDVASIVSQKLLMIRKEQEQNELSTTRGSSAHQFGWSTKAGQFTGSTGAQILTPKELASGTQAWAKKLLSDKENRALR encoded by the exons atgACGAGCTTAATTGACAAAATAGAGTTGCTAATCAAGAGAGAAAAAACCACTCCGGAGCGAAAGAAAAAAGAAGACGCTTCAAAATCCTCCAGTGAAATTCTTTCAGAGCTATTCAGTGCCTTCAACGCCGATCCTCCCAAAATCGATGAAGCTTCTCTGAAGAAatcaaagaaaaacaaaaagaaacataagaaGGAGAAGAAGAAACGGAGTCGGAGCAGTAGCAGCAGCAATTCTGATGATAGCGACTACTCTCCCAAGCACAAGAAACGGAAAAAGAGCAAGTCTAAGAAAAAGCGCGATAGGTCGCGGTCAAGCACACCTAGCAAAAGCAACATACCGCCTAAAATTAAAGCCGATTTAGAGGCGATAAGAATCAAAAATGAGTCCGGTCGCATTAGCTCTGATGATTTGCGCCACGAAATAAAGCTTAAAACAGAACCTAAAGAAGTACAACACCGGAGAGTCTCTATTAAAATAGAAGAGCCGCAAAACTACAGCGTCGACGTTTCTAACTTCGATGCTAGTCTCATTCCTATGCCAGATTCTCCTAAACACGAGGACTTACGTCAAAAGTTAGACAGTAAAAAACAAGAAGCTGAAGACAAGTCTAAGagtaaaattcaaattaagaatttgAAGTTTAGTGCAGTGTTTGAGGAGACTGTTAAGAAAGCAGAGGAAGAAGCCAGGAAGAAAGCTGAGAAGTTTGAGGAAGGTGAATACACAGACTCGTCCAGCAGTAGTGAGAAGCCAGAAGTTCCCAATGCAGAGTTCCCCAAATCCTCGGATCCTGGAGGTATACTTAAGAAGCAAGCCGCAGAAGAGTCTAAAGT gtCAGATGAAGATAGGACTGATAGGAGCCACTCTAAGAAATCCAAAGAAAGCACCCACAAATCTTCAAGAAGGGACAGAAGCAGATCCAGAAGAAG GTCAATCAGCAAGTCCCGCCGCTCCCGCTCCCGGTCCGCTTCGCGCCGCCACCGTCGCTCTCGCTCGCGCGGCCACGAGCGGTCGCGGCGCCGCTCGCGGTCGCGGTCGCGTGAGCGGGACCGACACGAGCGGGACAGGCACCGGCCGAGGCATGTGTCGCCGAGACACAGGGGGAGGAGGTCCAG GTCGCCAACCGGGGTGAAGCTAGCAGACAGCGAGAAGAAGCGTCTTCTAGAAGTAGCGAGAAGGAACGCCATCAACATGCTGAAGAACGGCGCCGTGCCCGCCGGCGCTGCCGCGTTACCGCCGCACACTAGGAACCAGGTCATGGCTGCCATACAATCAGGAG GTAAATCCGTCGACGAGCTAACAGATTTCTGCAAGCACTTGTCAAAGAAAGAAGCCCTCGGAGAACTGTCTTCCGTCTCATCTCACGACGAAGACATGAGCGAGAACGAAGATACGCTCGCTTTCCATCATCCATTCCTTGTCAAAGAGAAGGCTCCTATTGTTATGAATATAAGG GGCGGAGCGCCACTCCCGATCAAGACCAATCCACTGCCCATAGCCAACAAGGAAGAGCTGCGACTACAATTCCCCGTGTCTTCAGGGTCGCAACACAGGGAAAAGGCCTCTGAATGGGTACCCGTTTCACCGCCGAAAAAAGATATG CAAGTTGCGAAACTGAACTCGAAAACAACAGCCGCCAAACCCGCTGCTATCGCTCCTGCGGAAACTGCTGTGACTAA AGCGGCGCCGCTGGCgctgcccgcgccgcccgcggccgcgccggcgccggcgccgccgccctACATGAAGGGGTTCACCACCGGCACGC aactAGCTTCAGTTCCGACACCGGCATTGCCTGCCCCCGGACCCCAAGCTTATCCACCAGGAATTGAACCTCCGAAAGTTATT gaCGTCGCGTCGATCGTCTCACAGAAGCTGCTAATGATAAGAAAGGAGCAGGAACAGAACGAGTTGTCTACCACTCGTGGC TCGTCTGCTCACCAGTTCGGCTGGTCGACCAAGGCGGGCCAGTTCACCGGCTCCACGGGCGCCCAGATCCTCACCCCCAAGGAGCTCGCGAGCGGCACGCAGGCCTGGGCCAAGAAG CTTTTAAGTGATAAGGAGAACCGCGCACTGCGTTAG
- the LOC134668071 gene encoding protein Son isoform X2, whose amino-acid sequence MTSLIDKIELLIKREKTTPERKKKEDASKSSSEILSELFSAFNADPPKIDEASLKKSKKNKKKHKKEKKKRSRSSSSSNSDDSDYSPKHKKRKKSKSKKKRDRSRSSTPSKSNIPPKIKADLEAIRIKNESGRISSDDLRHEIKLKTEPKEVQHRRVSIKIEEPQNYSVDVSNFDASLIPMPDSPKHEDLRQKLDSKKQEAEDKSKSKIQIKNLKFSAVFEETVKKAEEEARKKAEKFEEGEYTDSSSSSEKPEVPNAEFPKSSDPGGILKKQAAEESKVSDEDRTDRSHSKKSKESTHKSSRRDRSRSRRRSISKSRRSRSRSASRRHRRSRSRGHERSRRRSRSRSRERDRHERDRHRPRHVSPRHRGRRSRSPTGVKLADSEKKRLLEVARRNAINMLKNGAVPAGAAALPPHTRNQVMAAIQSGGKSVDELTDFCKHLSKKEALGELSSVSSHDEDMSENEDTLAFHHPFLVKEKAPIVMNIRGGAPLPIKTNPLPIANKEELRLQFPVSSGSQHREKASEWVPVSPPKKDMQVAKLNSKTTAAKPAAIAPAETAVTKAAPLALPAPPAAAPAPAPPPYMKGFTTGTQLASVPTPALPAPGPQAYPPGIEPPKVIDVASIVSQKLLMIRKEQEQNELSTTRGFGWSTKAGQFTGSTGAQILTPKELASGTQAWAKKDQLMRAAPVGGGMGMHLLQKMGWTPGQGLGKEGTGTLQPLLLEVKLDTRGLQAKEEVSTRNNKGMKVQRQPRRGGAAPALVAGGKHPVSLLGEYCSKQKLGPPEYNLCFECGPDHKKNFLFKVRVAGVEYQPAVASANKKQAKADAAQLALQKLGIVTP is encoded by the exons atgACGAGCTTAATTGACAAAATAGAGTTGCTAATCAAGAGAGAAAAAACCACTCCGGAGCGAAAGAAAAAAGAAGACGCTTCAAAATCCTCCAGTGAAATTCTTTCAGAGCTATTCAGTGCCTTCAACGCCGATCCTCCCAAAATCGATGAAGCTTCTCTGAAGAAatcaaagaaaaacaaaaagaaacataagaaGGAGAAGAAGAAACGGAGTCGGAGCAGTAGCAGCAGCAATTCTGATGATAGCGACTACTCTCCCAAGCACAAGAAACGGAAAAAGAGCAAGTCTAAGAAAAAGCGCGATAGGTCGCGGTCAAGCACACCTAGCAAAAGCAACATACCGCCTAAAATTAAAGCCGATTTAGAGGCGATAAGAATCAAAAATGAGTCCGGTCGCATTAGCTCTGATGATTTGCGCCACGAAATAAAGCTTAAAACAGAACCTAAAGAAGTACAACACCGGAGAGTCTCTATTAAAATAGAAGAGCCGCAAAACTACAGCGTCGACGTTTCTAACTTCGATGCTAGTCTCATTCCTATGCCAGATTCTCCTAAACACGAGGACTTACGTCAAAAGTTAGACAGTAAAAAACAAGAAGCTGAAGACAAGTCTAAGagtaaaattcaaattaagaatttgAAGTTTAGTGCAGTGTTTGAGGAGACTGTTAAGAAAGCAGAGGAAGAAGCCAGGAAGAAAGCTGAGAAGTTTGAGGAAGGTGAATACACAGACTCGTCCAGCAGTAGTGAGAAGCCAGAAGTTCCCAATGCAGAGTTCCCCAAATCCTCGGATCCTGGAGGTATACTTAAGAAGCAAGCCGCAGAAGAGTCTAAAGT gtCAGATGAAGATAGGACTGATAGGAGCCACTCTAAGAAATCCAAAGAAAGCACCCACAAATCTTCAAGAAGGGACAGAAGCAGATCCAGAAGAAG GTCAATCAGCAAGTCCCGCCGCTCCCGCTCCCGGTCCGCTTCGCGCCGCCACCGTCGCTCTCGCTCGCGCGGCCACGAGCGGTCGCGGCGCCGCTCGCGGTCGCGGTCGCGTGAGCGGGACCGACACGAGCGGGACAGGCACCGGCCGAGGCATGTGTCGCCGAGACACAGGGGGAGGAGGTCCAG GTCGCCAACCGGGGTGAAGCTAGCAGACAGCGAGAAGAAGCGTCTTCTAGAAGTAGCGAGAAGGAACGCCATCAACATGCTGAAGAACGGCGCCGTGCCCGCCGGCGCTGCCGCGTTACCGCCGCACACTAGGAACCAGGTCATGGCTGCCATACAATCAGGAG GTAAATCCGTCGACGAGCTAACAGATTTCTGCAAGCACTTGTCAAAGAAAGAAGCCCTCGGAGAACTGTCTTCCGTCTCATCTCACGACGAAGACATGAGCGAGAACGAAGATACGCTCGCTTTCCATCATCCATTCCTTGTCAAAGAGAAGGCTCCTATTGTTATGAATATAAGG GGCGGAGCGCCACTCCCGATCAAGACCAATCCACTGCCCATAGCCAACAAGGAAGAGCTGCGACTACAATTCCCCGTGTCTTCAGGGTCGCAACACAGGGAAAAGGCCTCTGAATGGGTACCCGTTTCACCGCCGAAAAAAGATATG CAAGTTGCGAAACTGAACTCGAAAACAACAGCCGCCAAACCCGCTGCTATCGCTCCTGCGGAAACTGCTGTGACTAA AGCGGCGCCGCTGGCgctgcccgcgccgcccgcggccgcgccggcgccggcgccgccgccctACATGAAGGGGTTCACCACCGGCACGC aactAGCTTCAGTTCCGACACCGGCATTGCCTGCCCCCGGACCCCAAGCTTATCCACCAGGAATTGAACCTCCGAAAGTTATT gaCGTCGCGTCGATCGTCTCACAGAAGCTGCTAATGATAAGAAAGGAGCAGGAACAGAACGAGTTGTCTACCACTCGTGGC TTCGGCTGGTCGACCAAGGCGGGCCAGTTCACCGGCTCCACGGGCGCCCAGATCCTCACCCCCAAGGAGCTCGCGAGCGGCACGCAGGCCTGGGCCAAGAAG GATCAACTCATGAGGGCAGCACCAGTAGGAGGGGGGATGGGCATGCACCTCCTCCAGAAAATGGGATGGACCCCGGGCCAAGGGCTCGGAAAAGAGGGCACGGGGACCCTGCAACCGTTACTGTTAGAGGTCAAACTGGACACGAGAGGTCTGCAGGCTAAAGAAGAGGTCAGTACGAGGAACAACAAAGGA atgaAAGTTCAACGTCAGCCGCGGCGGGGCGGCGCAGCGCCCGCGTTAGTAGCGGGCGGAAAACATCCCGTGTCTTTACTTGGAGAGTACTGCTCTAAACAGAAACTCGGACCGCCCGAATATAACCTGTGCTTCGAGTGCGGCCCTGATCATAAGAAGAATTTCTTGTTTAAG GTAAGAGTAGCGGGCGTGGAATACCAGCCGGCGGTGGCGAGCGCCAACAAGAAACAGGCCAAAGCTGATGCCGCGCAACTGGCGCTACAGAAACTGGGCATCGTCACCCCTTAA